One genomic window of Halorubrum hochsteinianum includes the following:
- a CDS encoding cold-shock protein: protein MATGKVDFFNDTGGYGFIETDDADDDVFFHMEDVGGPDLEEGQELEFDIESSEKGPRATNVVRQ, encoded by the coding sequence ATGGCGACCGGAAAGGTTGATTTCTTCAACGACACTGGCGGCTACGGATTTATTGAGACTGACGACGCGGACGACGACGTGTTCTTCCACATGGAAGACGTCGGCGGCCCGGACCTCGAAGAGGGCCAGGAGCTCGAGTTCGACATCGAGTCCTCCGAGAAGGGCCCCCGCGCGACCAACGTCGTTCGGCAGTAA